The following are encoded in a window of Halorarum salinum genomic DNA:
- a CDS encoding DUF7565 family protein, whose translation MTRWACAIGGCDASFEGVEDAVVHQTERHERHECKVCGTVVPDGYFAIRHAFDEHTRAEFVRAYDADSDAVRVREEVKEDVESEVDLESVVERINGAV comes from the coding sequence ATGACCCGGTGGGCCTGCGCGATCGGCGGGTGCGACGCGTCGTTCGAGGGCGTCGAGGACGCCGTCGTCCACCAGACGGAGCGCCACGAGCGCCACGAGTGCAAGGTGTGTGGCACCGTCGTCCCCGACGGCTACTTCGCCATCCGACACGCGTTCGACGAGCACACGCGCGCCGAGTTCGTCCGGGCTTACGACGCCGACTCCGACGCGGTCCGGGTGCGCGAGGAAGTGAAGGAGGACGTCGAGTCGGAGGTCGACCTCGAGTCGGTCGTCGAACGCATCAACGGAGCGGTGTAG
- a CDS encoding CinA family protein, which produces MDEPAIDPPIEERVGDALRAAGATVATAESCTGGLVGSLLTDVPGSSDYFDRGVVTYSYDAKLTELAVPREHLDEEGAVSRPVARAMARGIRDTAGTDWGVATTGIAGPSGGTEEKPVGTVFVGVARRGDWGTGESGAAVSRYEFDGSRAEIKGRIARRALADLLESVEGDEGN; this is translated from the coding sequence ATGGACGAACCCGCGATCGACCCGCCGATCGAGGAGCGCGTCGGCGACGCCCTTCGGGCGGCCGGGGCGACCGTCGCGACGGCCGAATCGTGTACAGGCGGGCTGGTCGGTTCCCTGCTGACCGACGTCCCCGGGTCGAGCGACTACTTCGACCGGGGGGTGGTGACCTACTCCTACGACGCGAAGCTGACCGAACTCGCGGTCCCGCGCGAGCACCTCGACGAGGAGGGCGCCGTCTCGAGGCCGGTCGCCAGGGCGATGGCCCGCGGGATACGCGACACCGCGGGGACCGACTGGGGCGTCGCCACGACGGGCATCGCCGGCCCCTCGGGCGGGACCGAGGAGAAGCCGGTCGGCACCGTGTTCGTCGGGGTCGCCCGTCGCGGGGACTGGGGGACCGGCGAGAGCGGCGCGGCCGTCTCGCGCTACGAGTTCGACGGGAGCAGGGCCGAGATCAAGGGGCGGATCGCCCGGCGGGCGCTCGCGGACCTGCTCGAATCGGTGGAGGGGGACGAAGGGAACTGA
- a CDS encoding transcription elongation factor Spt5, translated as MPIFSVKTTASQERTVADMIASKEMSEIHAVLAPDQLTSYVLVEADGDAIIRRVLEEVPHARGLVEGPDGEAGRSSMSEVEHFLSPTPDVEGIAEGDIVELIAGPFKGEKAQVQRIDEGKDQVTVELYEATVPIPVTVRGDQIRVLDSDER; from the coding sequence TTGCCCATCTTCTCGGTGAAGACGACGGCGAGCCAGGAGCGCACCGTCGCCGACATGATCGCCAGCAAGGAGATGTCGGAGATCCACGCGGTGCTCGCGCCCGACCAGCTCACGAGCTACGTGCTCGTCGAGGCCGACGGGGACGCGATCATCCGCCGCGTGCTGGAGGAGGTTCCCCACGCCCGCGGGCTCGTCGAGGGCCCCGACGGCGAGGCCGGCCGATCCTCCATGTCCGAGGTCGAACACTTCCTCTCGCCGACCCCGGACGTCGAGGGGATCGCGGAGGGCGACATCGTCGAACTCATCGCCGGCCCGTTCAAGGGCGAGAAGGCGCAGGTCCAGCGCATCGACGAGGGCAAGGACCAGGTGACCGTCGAACTGTACGAGGCGACGGTCCCGATCCCGGTGACGGTCCGCGGGGACCAGATCCGCGTGCTGGACAGCGACGAACGGTAG
- a CDS encoding protein translocase SEC61 complex subunit gamma, with protein sequence MDVKYDLNSYVRVLKLASTPSWEEFSQVSKIAGAGIFLVGFLGFVIFAVMSFLPGGV encoded by the coding sequence ATGGACGTCAAGTACGACCTGAACAGCTACGTACGGGTGCTCAAACTGGCGAGCACGCCCTCCTGGGAGGAGTTCTCCCAGGTCTCGAAGATCGCCGGTGCGGGCATCTTCCTCGTCGGCTTCCTCGGGTTCGTCATCTTCGCGGTCATGTCGTTCCTCCCGGGGGGTGTCTGA
- a CDS encoding pyridoxal phosphate-dependent aminotransferase gives MNYERPQFFHLMQYARAAEGDVVDMVSGDPDWEPPTALRDGLREYADAEPDEFQYPPSEGLVELREEIAARRNVDPGRIVVTNGTGEANYLAMAAALDRNAGSEVLLADPVYPYYPGKTELLGGDTTLVPTERDGSIDPDRFREAASEDTALVLVNTPNNPTGAVYSRETMRDLADLAAEVDATLVSDEVYDHFDFTGGFESALTLDSDRVIVTSGFSKSMAITGFRVGYAVLPEQFVGGAKTRHMLVNVATSRPPQVAVLRALRGTEPEYYERVRSMLRDRVSTFTDALDVADAEYTTPDGAFYVLARFDGFPGTMANAKRLVDGAGVAGMPGETFGSARAEWFRFALVTPRVEEAATRLADYFS, from the coding sequence ATGAACTACGAGCGGCCGCAGTTCTTCCACCTGATGCAGTACGCCAGGGCTGCCGAGGGAGACGTGGTGGACATGGTGTCGGGCGACCCGGACTGGGAGCCGCCGACCGCGCTCCGGGACGGACTCCGGGAGTACGCAGACGCGGAACCGGACGAGTTCCAGTACCCCCCGAGCGAGGGGCTCGTGGAACTGCGCGAGGAGATCGCCGCGCGCCGGAACGTCGACCCGGGTCGGATCGTCGTCACCAACGGGACGGGCGAGGCGAACTACCTCGCGATGGCGGCGGCGCTGGATCGGAACGCCGGCTCCGAGGTGCTCCTCGCGGATCCGGTGTACCCGTACTACCCCGGCAAGACCGAACTGCTCGGCGGCGACACGACCCTGGTGCCGACCGAGCGCGACGGCTCCATCGACCCGGATCGCTTCCGCGAGGCGGCCAGCGAGGACACCGCGCTCGTCCTGGTGAACACGCCGAACAACCCCACCGGGGCGGTGTACTCCCGGGAGACGATGCGGGACCTGGCCGACCTCGCGGCGGAGGTGGACGCGACGCTCGTCTCCGACGAGGTGTACGACCACTTCGACTTCACGGGCGGGTTCGAGTCGGCGCTGACGCTCGACTCGGACCGCGTGATCGTCACTTCGGGCTTCTCGAAGTCGATGGCGATCACCGGCTTCCGCGTCGGCTACGCGGTGCTCCCCGAGCAGTTCGTCGGCGGCGCGAAGACGCGGCACATGCTCGTGAACGTCGCCACGTCCCGGCCGCCGCAGGTCGCGGTGCTCCGGGCGCTCCGGGGGACGGAACCGGAGTACTACGAGCGGGTCAGGTCGATGCTCCGCGACCGGGTGAGCACCTTCACGGACGCGCTCGACGTGGCGGACGCCGAGTACACCACTCCCGACGGGGCGTTCTACGTGCTCGCGCGGTTCGACGGCTTCCCGGGGACGATGGCGAACGCGAAGCGACTCGTCGACGGGGCGGGCGTCGCCGGGATGCCGGGCGAGACGTTCGGCTCGGCGCGTGCGGAATGGTTCCGGTTCGCGCTCGTCACCCCCCGCGTCGAGGAGGCGGCCACACGGCTCGCGGACTACTTCTCGTAG
- a CDS encoding PHP domain-containing protein, protein MSDAPTRVDLHVKVLDERVVERAAEAGVDTLVYAPHFTRLPEIRARSRRYSTDEVTVVPAREVFTGDWRNRRHLLALGLSEPVPDFVTYEAALAEFERQEAAVLVPHPEFMNVSLTRAEVSAYRNRLHAVETYNAKLFARQNERGVRISNAFDVPGFGSSYAHLRGTVGAAWTEFEDDVRDEEALVAALRDRVERTVVKRSDPATRARRLAEFAHLGIENSYGKLDRLFLSGMEPTHPRHIAYRGRFDEVSVY, encoded by the coding sequence GTGAGCGACGCCCCGACACGCGTCGACCTCCACGTGAAAGTGCTCGACGAGCGAGTCGTCGAGCGCGCCGCCGAGGCGGGGGTCGACACGCTGGTGTACGCCCCCCACTTCACCCGGCTCCCGGAGATCCGCGCCCGCTCGAGGCGGTACTCGACGGACGAGGTGACCGTCGTTCCCGCCCGGGAGGTGTTCACCGGCGACTGGCGGAACCGCCGTCACCTCCTCGCGCTCGGCCTCTCGGAGCCGGTCCCGGACTTCGTCACCTACGAGGCCGCGCTCGCCGAGTTCGAGCGACAGGAGGCCGCCGTTCTCGTCCCCCACCCGGAGTTCATGAACGTGAGCCTCACGCGCGCCGAGGTGAGCGCGTATCGGAACCGCCTCCACGCCGTGGAGACGTACAACGCGAAGCTGTTCGCCCGACAGAACGAGCGCGGCGTCCGGATCTCGAACGCGTTCGACGTTCCGGGGTTCGGCTCCTCGTACGCCCACCTTCGCGGCACCGTCGGCGCCGCCTGGACCGAGTTCGAGGACGACGTGCGCGACGAGGAGGCGCTGGTCGCCGCGCTCAGGGACCGCGTGGAGCGGACGGTCGTGAAGCGGTCCGACCCGGCGACGCGAGCGCGCCGGCTGGCCGAGTTTGCCCACCTCGGAATCGAGAACTCCTACGGGAAACTGGACCGGCTGTTCCTGTCGGGGATGGAGCCGACCCACCCCCGCCACATCGCCTACCGGGGCCGGTTCGACGAGGTCTCCGTCTACTGA